The Pedobacter ginsengisoli region CCGAAGTAAACTCAGCCATTGATCATGGTTCTATCTGGAATGCATTTAATGCTATGGAGGAGTTAATGAGGCCGGGCGAGGAAGGTTTATGGGAACAGTTTTCCTCTTCGCAGCGATTGGCATGGAAAACAGGTACCAGTTTCGGTTTCAGGGATGCCTGGGCAGTTGGACTTAACCCGAACTATGTAGTTTGCGTTTGGGTTGGCAATGCCGATGGCGAAGGCCGACCGGGCTTAACCGGTATAGATGCTGCTGCTCCTGTTATGTTTGATATTTTTAAGCAATTACCTGTTGTTAAATGGTTTAAAACCCCTACAAGTAAACTTAAGAAAATTGTGGTTTGCAAAGAAAGTGGCTATAAAGCTGGCGAATATTGCACTGATAAAGTGATACAGCTGGTTTCTCCTGCAGGTGAAAAAACAGGTCTTTGCCCCTACCATAAAATGGTCCATCTGGACCGTACAGGAACTTACAGGGTAACTGATGAATGCGAAGCTCCATCTGCCATGGTGCATAAATCGTGGTTTATTTTACCTCCGTCTATGGAATATTATTATAAGATTAAAAATAGTGACTATAAGGAGCTGCCTCCATTTAAACCTGGTTGCGGCGATGCCGGGAATAACTTTGTAATGGAAATGATCTATCCAAGAAACTACGCCACGGTTTATATTCCTGTTGAGTTTGATGGCACCAGAGGAAAAATTGTGTTAAATGCTACCCACAGAAACGCTAACGCTAAGATTTACTGGCATATTGATAATGAGTATGTTGCCACAACCAAGAATTATCATCAGCTGGCTGTTAGTCCGGCGCCTGGCAAACATATTTTAACACTCGTTGATGAGAATGGCGAAAGGCTGGTACAGCATTTCACTGTGTTGGAAAAAGAAAAGGAAAAGAACTAATCCTCTCTTTTTACAAGCTGACGCTCGATGCCTCCTATGGTAATCAAATATTGCGCGATCATATAAGTTGCCATAATCAACAATCCTGCAAGATCAAAGCCCTTAACAAACTTATTATAAGCAAGTGTTGAGTCAGAGATCAGGAAAAATATTGCGCCAAAAAGAATCAGGTTAAAGCTGATTTTATTTACCCTCATGTTTCTGAACGCTGCCATCATCATCATTAAACTGATCACAAAAGTATAAACCATAACCGGTAGTTTCATTGCGCCAAGCCCATGCCTGATGTAAACATAAAAACTGATACTGAACACAGCACAAAGTGCAATGGCGATCCTTGCTCCTTTTTTATCTAATTGGGGTGCAGACGAGAAATCAAGATAAAATGCGCGGATATAAAAGATATGGCAAAGTAAAAAAGCAATTAGTCCGTAGGTAAAAAAAGCTTCGTTTTTCCATACCAGCATAAGCAATACATCGCCTATAAGGCCAAAAACCAAGCCTGTAAACAAACGTTTATGAAAGCGACCTTTTAGTTTGGTACTTATTGCAAACATGATAAGTAAAGAGATAACGATGAGTGGTTTTGTAATGTATTTTAAAGCCGAAAGCTCGTAATACTCTGCCACAAGCTGTAGTATAAAAATCAGGGCAAATATGAGGTTAAACTTCAGGTACTTCTTGAGCATGGGTATTCGGTTTGTTAAGATTATAGAACCAGACTAATGAAACGATTTGTAAGCCCGCAAATATCACCTGGTACCCAATAGGGAAATTAAGCAACAAAACTATTAAAATACCTGATAGGAGGCGGCAGTATTCAAAATAAATGAGCCATTTCTTTTCTTCGAGCAATGCACCGCAGGTTAATAGTGTAAGTATTGAAAACACGGAACCACTTATTAAGGGTGCTGTAGGCAAGGTTGCATTTAAAAACAAAATGGCCGATCCTGTGGCTAAGCCTATCAAAAATTGCAAAAGCACGTATCCGGAAAATTTCTGATGAAACTCAGGATTGTATTTTGCATAACTGGCAGGATCAATATCCTTTGCTGGCTTAAAGCCACCCAAATGCGCTGGAAACCATCCGGGTGGCTTAAGAAACACATTTATTTTATCGCTCCATTTTGGGCTTTGTTTTGCGGTATTCCAAAGTTCACTCCAGTAATGTACGTTTGCCCAGATAGGATTCCAGCTGGCTAATGGAGTGGTTATGCCATAGTACACCTCCTCTTCTTCTTTTTGAAAGGTGCCAAAAATTTTATCCCAAATAATTAAAGTACCTGCATGATTCTTATCTATGTATTTTGGGTTGGAACCATGATGCACACGGTGATGAGATGGTGTATTTAAAATCCATTCTAATGGCCCCATACTTTTTATAGCTCTGGTATGAATCCAAAACTGGTATAAAGTATTAAAAGCACTTAAGGTGAGGAACATGATCGGATCAAACCCAATAAAAGACAGAGGTAAATAAAACACCCACGAAAACCATCCCTGAAACCAGGATTGCCTTAAAGCTACGGTAAGGTTATATTCTTCAGATTGGTGGTGTACAATGTGAGCTGCCCAGAGTGCGTTTACCTGATGGCTCATTCTGTGAAACCAATAATAGAAAAAATCGACCCCAATGAAAAGTATGATCCAGACCCATATGGTTTGCGGAAGATCAAATAACCGCCAATGTTCAAAAATATACATGTAGCCAAAGAAGAGCGCTGTTTTCATGAAAACGCCTGTTACCTGCTGACCAATGCCTTGGCTTAAATTGGAAATGGAATCGTTTAAGCGGTAATAGTTTAACTTCTTATAGAAAGAATAAGCTAGCTCTACTCCTATCAGAATAAAGAATATAGGAACCGATAAAGCAATATAGTCCACGTTCATTCTACTAATCTAATGAATTGTGAGTATGGAAACGACAAAAAAATCAACGTTTAAGGTATTCTTTTACCTTAAAAAGAACGCCCCAAAGAAAAACGGAAAATCAATGAATGATGTATGCAAATTGTGAATGGTATTTAATTGAGAGAGCTTTACCAAGCAATTTCGCCTGTTTCAGGATTGGTTTGTTCGCTAAATAATTTACCACTTGGTCCATCATTACCGATCAATACATATTTGATAACTCTATTGGCCGCAACACTTACTTCACCGCCATTGAAATAGGTAAAATCTGTTTTGGTCAATCCCGGACAAACCGCATTCACTTTGATGTTGGTGTCACGCAATTCGTAGGCTAATTGTATCGTGTACATATTCAAGGCTGCTTTTGATACAGCATAGACCCCATATTTTGCATAGTGGTACGCTGGCCAATTCGGATCACTTTGTAATGTAAGCGACCCCACACTTGTACTCAAGTTTACAATTCTTGGAGCCTCAGATTTTTTCAGTAAATCAATAAATTCTTGCGTAACATTGGCAGTGCCTACCACATTGGTATTAAACGCATTTTGGTATTCCTCACTTTTAGCTTCCAATACCGTGTATGGATCAGTTCCTCCGTTGATACCGGCATTATTGATAAGAACATCCAACACTTCCACTTTTTTACCAATGGCTTCACGAGCAGCTTGTACGGAATTCAAATCAGTTACTTCCAACTGTATTGCTTCCACATTTGTATAGCCTGCTTCATTCAGTTTTTTCACGGCTTCCGAACCATTTTCTAAGTTGCGACTTCCGATGAACACATAAAATCCTTTTTCTAAAAGCTGTTTGGCTGTTTCAAAGCCTATCCCTTTGTTGGCTCCTGTAATTAATGCTGTTTTCATATCTTTTAATTTAAATTTCGATACAAAATTCCGGTATTAAACAGTAGCATCATTTACCAAATGGTAAAAAGATGATTAGCGAATATTTTTTCTTATTCTACTTAGTGATTGCTGGGTTACGCCTAAATAAGAAGCGATATGCGATAAAGGAATACGGTTGATAAGCGACGGATAATTTTCCATAAATTCCATGTATCGTGTGCTTGCATCCTGAGATATGACTGGGTTTTTTCTTGATTTTTGATACATGCATAATTGTACCATTTTGTTTTTGATGCTGTCCCAACCCACAATAATTTGAGAAAGTTCTTCCCAATCATTTTTTGAGAAAACGATAAGCTGACAATCGGTGATGGCTTGCAAATATTCGGAGGAAGAAACATTCGCTTCAAAATTGACATAATCGCAAACCAAGCTATTTTCACTAATGAAACAACGGGTAATTTCTTCGCCTTTGTTATTATAATAACAGCCACGAACAACGCCTTGCACAACAAAACCAACTTGTCCAGGTATTTTTCCAGCTTCAGAAAAATAATCGTCTTTTTTTAAATGCAATACTTTTCCTTTGCTGATTAAAAGGTCGATTTGTTGCTGATTAAGGCTTCCAAATTGCAAGATATACGCTATCAATTCATCCATTTGGAAAGGTATCAATAATTCCGTTTTGCTTATTTACCAAATGGTAAAAAGTAATGCGATACTCAAAATATTTACATTA contains the following coding sequences:
- a CDS encoding lysoplasmalogenase — protein: MLKKYLKFNLIFALIFILQLVAEYYELSALKYITKPLIVISLLIMFAISTKLKGRFHKRLFTGLVFGLIGDVLLMLVWKNEAFFTYGLIAFLLCHIFYIRAFYLDFSSAPQLDKKGARIAIALCAVFSISFYVYIRHGLGAMKLPVMVYTFVISLMMMMAAFRNMRVNKISFNLILFGAIFFLISDSTLAYNKFVKGFDLAGLLIMATYMIAQYLITIGGIERQLVKRED
- a CDS encoding sterol desaturase family protein, translated to MNVDYIALSVPIFFILIGVELAYSFYKKLNYYRLNDSISNLSQGIGQQVTGVFMKTALFFGYMYIFEHWRLFDLPQTIWVWIILFIGVDFFYYWFHRMSHQVNALWAAHIVHHQSEEYNLTVALRQSWFQGWFSWVFYLPLSFIGFDPIMFLTLSAFNTLYQFWIHTRAIKSMGPLEWILNTPSHHRVHHGSNPKYIDKNHAGTLIIWDKIFGTFQKEEEEVYYGITTPLASWNPIWANVHYWSELWNTAKQSPKWSDKINVFLKPPGWFPAHLGGFKPAKDIDPASYAKYNPEFHQKFSGYVLLQFLIGLATGSAILFLNATLPTAPLISGSVFSILTLLTCGALLEEKKWLIYFEYCRLLSGILIVLLLNFPIGYQVIFAGLQIVSLVWFYNLNKPNTHAQEVPEV
- a CDS encoding SDR family NAD(P)-dependent oxidoreductase, with protein sequence MKTALITGANKGIGFETAKQLLEKGFYVFIGSRNLENGSEAVKKLNEAGYTNVEAIQLEVTDLNSVQAAREAIGKKVEVLDVLINNAGINGGTDPYTVLEAKSEEYQNAFNTNVVGTANVTQEFIDLLKKSEAPRIVNLSTSVGSLTLQSDPNWPAYHYAKYGVYAVSKAALNMYTIQLAYELRDTNIKVNAVCPGLTKTDFTYFNGGEVSVAANRVIKYVLIGNDGPSGKLFSEQTNPETGEIAW
- a CDS encoding Crp/Fnr family transcriptional regulator, giving the protein MDELIAYILQFGSLNQQQIDLLISKGKVLHLKKDDYFSEAGKIPGQVGFVVQGVVRGCYYNNKGEEITRCFISENSLVCDYVNFEANVSSSEYLQAITDCQLIVFSKNDWEELSQIIVGWDSIKNKMVQLCMYQKSRKNPVISQDASTRYMEFMENYPSLINRIPLSHIASYLGVTQQSLSRIRKNIR